In Deltaproteobacteria bacterium, a single genomic region encodes these proteins:
- the grpE gene encoding nucleotide exchange factor GrpE — translation MNNGDANSPETTAGPRTTTTHDQEIQETDSPSPSSENGGAISARAAYDAVEATSEAPSLVQRAIGDAVQTILNRLEDVCNQASSLQQTAERIVRQQEFFPPQLRQLSSKVDDVATSISEPRLRDLLKSLLLFHDLLDQMMRSAASESDPIVHQRNYEVLRSQILQTLQLNGVEPIPTDCAFDPNLHKAIKTVPTTDSTADGNIVELFRKGFRSQRMVLRYAEVAIGKYESPVSVVESTNPSEPSDVPN, via the coding sequence ATGAACAATGGTGACGCCAACAGCCCAGAGACTACGGCTGGTCCACGGACAACAACCACCCACGACCAAGAGATCCAAGAAACAGATTCTCCTTCGCCTTCCTCGGAGAATGGGGGAGCCATTTCAGCCCGTGCTGCCTACGACGCTGTTGAAGCGACCTCTGAAGCCCCAAGCCTCGTGCAACGCGCCATTGGAGATGCAGTCCAAACTATTCTCAATCGGCTTGAGGATGTCTGCAACCAGGCGTCATCTCTTCAACAAACTGCTGAACGTATTGTTCGGCAGCAGGAATTCTTCCCTCCTCAGTTGCGCCAACTCAGTAGCAAGGTGGATGACGTCGCGACCTCCATCAGTGAACCGCGCCTGCGCGACCTGCTGAAGAGCCTGCTTCTCTTTCACGATTTGCTCGATCAGATGATGAGATCGGCAGCAAGCGAAAGCGACCCCATCGTGCATCAACGCAACTACGAGGTGTTGCGCAGCCAAATTCTACAGACGCTGCAACTCAACGGCGTTGAACCTATCCCCACCGACTGCGCGTTCGATCCGAATCTCCACAAAGCGATCAAGACGGTGCCGACCACTGATTCGACGGCGGATGGGAACATCGTTGAACTCTTCCGTAAAGGATTTCGCTCCCAGCGGATGGTGTTACGGTACGCCGAAGTAGCAATTGGGAAGTACGAAAGTCCAGTCTCTGTTGTAGAGAGTACAAACCCGTCCGAACCGAGTGACGTGCCGAACTAA
- a CDS encoding Hsp70 family protein, which yields MSVRCGIDLGTTYSALSWYDPDNRRVETVDLDTADGGRILRSVVFYEPGGQVVVGEAAYNAARKHPDRVLIGVKRSMGDNWKTPSIDGHQYTPQEISAEILKVLKTDAENFLGEPIHDVVITVPAYFGDNQRAATEEAGRLAGLNVLALMPEPHAAALAFSIDRVHEVADRALLVYDLGGGTFDVTLIRTTTETAADGTIGLKVTTLCKEGNRHLGGLDWDRNLSEIVAQRIQNQHGVDPQQDAADNAALQDNCEKAKRQLTQVTSYSVVGDIQGHTADVTRAELEQVTADLLLQTEALLLHVLEMAEQQYGLTRDQIDVLLSGGSSKMPMVEQMISRVMGKASLRHKNPELLVTQGAAYMAYLLGVMPSQMSTSPEPQPDPNPTPSPSDSQHTPPPPPDPVIVVKGQRIVLSADGLVDTGKAVGVEIIGGFDAAGNPLPRNAVIVPDGAVYGQEYEKDFATSRDNMTEIPVVLYEGADADLANCTHLASVTISGLPPGRPKGKRVRVKLSYDPSGIIRGEGVDLESGQKVDILIDRRKS from the coding sequence ATGTCTGTACGCTGTGGCATCGATTTAGGAACCACCTATTCAGCTCTTTCGTGGTATGACCCCGACAATCGTCGCGTTGAGACGGTTGACCTGGATACTGCTGATGGAGGACGCATCTTACGCTCGGTAGTTTTCTATGAGCCGGGAGGTCAGGTCGTTGTCGGCGAGGCAGCCTACAACGCGGCTCGGAAGCATCCCGACCGCGTCCTTATCGGGGTCAAAAGATCCATGGGCGACAACTGGAAAACTCCGTCGATTGACGGTCATCAGTATACCCCGCAGGAGATCTCGGCAGAGATCTTGAAAGTGCTGAAAACCGATGCCGAGAATTTTCTTGGAGAACCGATCCACGATGTCGTCATCACCGTGCCGGCTTATTTCGGTGACAATCAAAGAGCCGCAACCGAGGAAGCGGGACGTCTCGCGGGCTTGAATGTGTTGGCATTGATGCCCGAGCCTCATGCCGCCGCGCTCGCCTTTTCTATTGATCGCGTACATGAGGTCGCCGACCGTGCACTACTCGTTTACGACCTAGGCGGAGGCACGTTTGATGTGACGCTTATCCGCACGACAACCGAGACGGCCGCAGACGGTACGATCGGCCTCAAGGTGACAACACTCTGCAAGGAGGGCAACCGTCATCTGGGAGGGCTCGATTGGGACCGTAACCTCTCCGAAATCGTCGCGCAGAGAATACAAAATCAGCATGGTGTCGATCCGCAGCAGGACGCGGCTGATAATGCAGCGTTACAGGATAATTGCGAAAAAGCTAAACGACAACTGACACAGGTCACTTCCTATAGTGTCGTAGGCGATATCCAAGGGCACACGGCGGACGTCACGCGGGCGGAATTGGAGCAAGTCACAGCCGATCTCCTCCTCCAAACAGAAGCATTGTTGCTGCATGTGCTCGAGATGGCTGAACAACAATACGGCCTTACTCGCGATCAGATTGACGTCTTGCTGAGTGGTGGGTCGAGCAAGATGCCCATGGTCGAACAAATGATTAGCCGTGTGATGGGTAAAGCGTCCCTTCGCCATAAGAACCCGGAGTTGCTTGTTACCCAAGGCGCCGCATACATGGCCTATCTGTTGGGTGTCATGCCGTCGCAAATGTCCACATCTCCCGAACCTCAACCTGACCCGAACCCGACACCGTCTCCTTCAGATTCGCAACACACCCCTCCCCCCCCACCTGACCCGGTTATTGTTGTCAAAGGGCAAAGAATTGTTTTGAGCGCGGACGGATTGGTCGATACAGGAAAAGCTGTTGGCGTGGAAATTATCGGGGGCTTTGATGCAGCGGGCAATCCGCTTCCTCGCAACGCCGTAATTGTGCCTGATGGAGCTGTCTACGGGCAGGAGTATGAAAAGGACTTTGCAACCTCGCGAGATAATATGACGGAAATCCCCGTGGTGTTATACGAAGGCGCGGATGCAGACTTAGCCAATTGTACTCATCTTGCATCTGTTACCATCAGCGGACTTCCTCCAGGACGTCCCAAGGGCAAGCGGGTGCGGGTTAAACTATCCTATGACCCGAGCGGTATCATTCGAGGG